From the genome of Sediminibacter sp. Hel_I_10:
AATAGAACACATTACGAAAATGTCTTGGTCACTCGTGTACATCCAGAGTATATCTTGGGAGAAAATTTACCACATATTAATAAGGTTGAAGACATTGATGGTGCATTTTGGGCCAAGCGTTTTGAGGAAATCAATAATTTTGAAAAACACATTGCAGAGAACGGTACCATAGTGTTTAAATTTTTTCTTCACATTTCAAAAGACGAACAGAAAAGTAGGTTACTACGTCGTTTGGATAAACCAGAAAAAAACTGGAAGTTCTCTCCAGGAGATCTTAAAGAACGAAAACTTTGGGATCGCTATCAAGAGTGTTATGAGGATGCAATTAACCAAACGTCTAAATTTCATGCGCCGTGGTACGTCATTCCTTCAGACGATAAGCCTACCGCCCGATACATTGTAGCTAAAACTTTGTACGATACCTTAACCGCTTATAAAGATATCAAGGAACCAGAACTAGAGCCAGAAGTTAAAGCTAATATAGATAGCTATAGAGAACAGCTTAAAGACGATTAGGTTTTTTTCTTTTGATCTTGCTTCGGAAATCGTCTGCATCTCATTCACATAAGTCTTGAAATGTTTATCAAGTGCTTTAAACAGCAATCTAAAGTCGTGTTTTAGTAAGAACTGCCGATCGGATCATGCTATTTTAAACGTCGCTTTTGAAGGCTCTTATTAATCATAAATACAAGGCTAATGACAGCAGCAAAAATGGCTGTACCTAACATTTCGTTTACCGTAAGATATGATAAAAAGTAGAGGATGATCCCAATGGATGCTATTGGGACCAAGAGTCCGCCAGGGATTTTAAATTCTCCTTCTTTCGATTTTTGAGTTTTCCGAAGTCGAATTACAGATAGTACCACGCCTAAATAGATCAATAGCGTTGAACTAGAGGTAATGATAACCAACTGCTCAAAAGTTCCCGTAGCGGCAATGACAAAGCCAACACCACCGTAAATGATGATGGAAATAAAGGGTGTCGCAAAATTAGGATGAATTTTAGCCAAAGCCTTTATGGGGATCACTTTATCTCTTGCTAAAGCGTACACTACTCTTGGGCTGTTCAGAATGGAGCCGCTCATGTTCCCAAACATAGAAATGGCGGCGCCAGCAATGAGTAATACAAAACCAAACGCTCCAAAGGCAATCTTTGCAGTTTCAGCTAGGGGAGCAGATTCAAAATTAGGCAAGTCATCTCCAAGAATACCTTGGCAAACCGTTTGAATCAAGATGTAGAGTAAAGCGACGAAGGAGATGCTTATAAAAATAGCTTTTGGGATATTTCGTTTAGGATTAATGACCTCACCTCCAACAATAAGTCCGGTTTCAGAGCCTAAAAAAGCGAAAAACAACACCAGCGAGGTTTGACCTAAGGTCTTAAAATCGGGCAGTGCTTCAATACTAAGATGTTCTAAAGTAACCGCATGCCACCCCAAAGTAACCAGAATTAACAGGGGAATGAGTTTGGCAAGGGTGTTAAACTTTACAAGACCCATGCCTTGCTTTACGCCAATAACGTTGG
Proteins encoded in this window:
- a CDS encoding phosphate--nucleotide phosphotransferase; this translates as MKTINTADFKVTAPIQLKDMSTTYDLDADEKKIEKELEDIREDLGDFQNTIYAHAKYAVLICIQGMDTAGKDSLIREVFKDFNSRGVVVHSFKVPTDLEKKHDYLWRHYIALPARGKFGVFNRTHYENVLVTRVHPEYILGENLPHINKVEDIDGAFWAKRFEEINNFEKHIAENGTIVFKFFLHISKDEQKSRLLRRLDKPEKNWKFSPGDLKERKLWDRYQECYEDAINQTSKFHAPWYVIPSDDKPTARYIVAKTLYDTLTAYKDIKEPELEPEVKANIDSYREQLKDD
- a CDS encoding APC family permease, with amino-acid sequence MKPKEEHLKRTIGLFGLSANIINIVIGAGIFALPAIVASNMGSASILAYLFCALLIALIMLCFAEAGSKVTNTGGAYTYIETAFGDYAGFLSGVFSIASTLFADAAVSNALVNLVADVFPIFENPLMRLLFLLILFFGLIYTNVIGVKQGMGLVKFNTLAKLIPLLILVTLGWHAVTLEHLSIEALPDFKTLGQTSLVLFFAFLGSETGLIVGGEVINPKRNIPKAIFISISFVALLYILIQTVCQGILGDDLPNFESAPLAETAKIAFGAFGFVLLIAGAAISMFGNMSGSILNSPRVVYALARDKVIPIKALAKIHPNFATPFISIIIYGGVGFVIAATGTFEQLVIITSSSTLLIYLGVVLSVIRLRKTQKSKEGEFKIPGGLLVPIASIGIILYFLSYLTVNEMLGTAIFAAVISLVFMINKSLQKRRLK